A genome region from Candidatus Kuenenbacteria bacterium HGW-Kuenenbacteria-1 includes the following:
- a CDS encoding RNA pseudouridine synthase: MLDIILENKNFLIINKPSGLIVHPTTFKEKNTLVDFLIEYDPDIKNVGDDKELRPGIVHRLDKDVSGLMVIAKTQKAFDYLKEQFKERKVKKEYYALVYGDIKEEKGIIDLALGFSKRKSKIKMTVFSQNKSKTAITEYEVLKRFLNFTFLKVRIKTGRTHQIRAHLNFIGHPILGDKIYRNKGLERKMKKKIKLDRIFLHSFKLGFFDLENKWVEFEKDLPEELKKTMSIINL, encoded by the coding sequence ATGCTTGATATTATTTTAGAAAATAAAAATTTTTTAATCATTAATAAACCCAGTGGATTAATTGTTCATCCAACAACATTTAAAGAAAAAAATACCTTGGTTGATTTTTTAATAGAATATGATCCTGATATTAAAAATGTGGGAGATGATAAAGAATTGCGACCAGGGATTGTTCATCGTCTTGATAAAGATGTTTCTGGTTTAATGGTTATTGCTAAAACTCAAAAAGCATTTGATTATCTTAAGGAACAATTTAAAGAACGAAAAGTAAAAAAAGAATATTATGCTTTGGTTTATGGCGATATTAAAGAAGAAAAAGGAATAATAGATTTAGCTCTTGGTTTTTCAAAAAGAAAATCTAAAATTAAAATGACGGTTTTTTCTCAAAATAAAAGTAAAACAGCGATTACAGAATACGAAGTGTTAAAAAGATTTTTGAATTTTACTTTTTTAAAAGTTCGAATTAAAACAGGTCGAACTCATCAAATTAGGGCACATTTAAATTTTATTGGCCATCCTATTTTGGGAGATAAAATCTATAGAAACAAAGGATTGGAACGAAAAATGAAAAAGAAAATAAAATTAGATAGAATTTTTTTACATAGTTTTAAATTGGGATTTTTTGATTTAGAAAATAAGTGGGTGGAATTTGAAAAAGATTTACCAGAAGAATTAAAAAAAACTATGAGTATCATAAACTTATAG
- a CDS encoding ComF family protein, with the protein MKIFKKIKKNIDFFLDLLFPIECIGCQKEDIWLCEECFKKINLNLKNFCPFCGKPARMGCICQQCLSRSPLKNIFIASFYKEELLKKVIHTFKYKYIRDLAKPLGKIIINFLYQSKLNLLFDNSYFLVPISLHRKRLFERGFNQSELLVQIISREFKIPILNNVLKRRRNTKSQTKLKEKERRKNMKNVFICCQPEIIKNKNIILFDDILTTGSTLKEAARVLKKAGAKEIIGLILAKG; encoded by the coding sequence ATGAAAATTTTTAAAAAAATAAAAAAAAATATTGATTTTTTTCTTGACCTGCTTTTTCCGATTGAATGCATTGGTTGCCAAAAAGAAGATATTTGGCTTTGCGAGGAATGTTTTAAAAAAATTAATTTAAATTTAAAAAATTTTTGTCCTTTTTGCGGAAAACCAGCTCGGATGGGATGTATTTGTCAACAATGTTTATCTCGTTCTCCTTTAAAAAATATTTTCATCGCGTCTTTTTATAAAGAAGAGCTTCTTAAAAAAGTTATTCATACTTTTAAATATAAATACATTCGTGATTTAGCAAAACCATTGGGAAAAATTATTATCAATTTTCTTTATCAATCAAAATTAAATTTATTATTTGATAATTCTTATTTTTTAGTTCCTATTTCTCTTCATCGAAAACGTTTATTTGAACGAGGATTTAATCAATCGGAATTATTAGTTCAAATAATTTCTCGAGAATTTAAAATTCCCATATTAAATAATGTTTTAAAAAGAAGACGAAATACAAAATCTCAAACAAAACTCAAAGAAAAAGAAAGAAGAAAAAATATGAAAAATGTTTTCATTTGTTGTCAACCAGAGATTATTAAAAATAAAAATATCATCCTTTTTGATGATATTTTAACAACTGGATCCACTTTAAAAGAAGCAGCCCGTGTTTTAAAAAAAGCCGGTGCTAAAGAAATTATTGGTTTAATTTTAGCTAAAGGTTAG